The following proteins come from a genomic window of Trifolium pratense cultivar HEN17-A07 linkage group LG4, ARS_RC_1.1, whole genome shotgun sequence:
- the LOC123922426 gene encoding polygalacturonase-like — protein MNNQLSITTLALLLLLLAFNVTAQLGVFNIRKYGAPNGDITNALKSAWKDACASTSPSKVVVPSGWYKLQQIDLEGPCNSPIEVRVHGKILAPKNPYHLNGQDQWVRFQYINFFTLSGRGIFDGQGEMAWKQNDCGKNTNCKRHAMNFGFSFLNNSIIQDINSKDSKYFHANVFGCNNITFRNFNINAPETSPNTDGIHIGRSTKVQIINSNIGTGDDCISLGDGSRQITVQNVTCGPGHGISVGSLGRYPNEEPVVDLIVKNCTLNKTDNGLRIKTWPGTSVVSIASYLHFEDIIMVNVTNPIIIDQEYCPWNQCSKKSPSKIKIRKVLFKNIRGTSATQEGVALVCSSGVPCEAIVLSDIDLNFNGSKVIAKCANVKPTIRRKAPICMVPHV, from the exons atgaataatcaATTGAGTATTACCACATTAgctttgttgttattattattagcttTCAATGTCACTGCTCAACTTGGCGTTTtcaatataagaaaatatggtGCACCTAATGGAGATATAACCAAT gCTTTGAAGAGTGCTTGGAAAGACGCATGTGCATCAACAAGTCCAAGTAAAGTTGTGGTTCCTAGTGGTTGGTACAAGTTGCAACAAATAGATCTTGAAGGACCATGTAATTCTCCAATTGAGGTTAGAGTTCATGGGAAAATTCTAGCACCAAAAAATCCTTACCACCTCAACGGACAAGATCAATGGGTTAGATTTCAATATATTAATTTCTTTACCTTATCTGGTAGAGGAATTTTTGATGGCCAAGGTGAAATGGCTTGGAAGCAAAATGATTGTGGAAAAAATACAAATTGCAAAAGGCATGCCATG AATTTCGGTTTTTCATTCCTCAACAATTCAATTATTCAAGACATAAACTCAAAAGACAGCAAATATTTTCATGCCAATGTTTTTGGGTGCAACAATATAACATTTAGAAATTTCAACATTAATGCACCAGAAACTAGTCCAAATACTGATGGAATTCACATTGGAAGATCAACTAAAGTGCAAATCATCAACTCTAACATTGGCACCGGTGATGATTGTATCTCTTTAGGAGATGGTAGTAGACAAATCACGGTTCAAAACGTGACGTGTGGACCGGGACATGGTATTAGTGTTGGAAGCCTAGGAAGATATCCAAATGAAGAACCTGTTGTGGATCTAATTGTCAAGAATTGCACACTAAATAAAACAGATAATGGTTTAAGGATCAAAACATGGCCTGGTACCTCGGTAGTTTCTATTGCATCTTATTTGCATTTTGAAGATATCATAATGGTTAATGTCACCAACCCTATTATTATTGACCAAGAGTATTGTCCATGGAATCAGTGCTCAAAAAAG AGTCCATCAAAAATTAAGATAAGAAAAGTGCTCTTCAAGAACATTAGAGGAACTTCTGCAACACAAGAAGGAGTGGCTCTGGTTTGTAGCAGTGGTGTACCATGTGAAGCTATTGTACTTAGTGACATAGATTTAAATTTCAATGGGTCTAAAGTAATTGCTAAATGTGCAAATGTAAAGCCCACAATTCGAAGAAAAGCACCCATTTGTATGGTTCCACATGTATAA